One genomic window of Pirellulales bacterium includes the following:
- a CDS encoding PDZ domain-containing protein: MICHRSSPFVRGLVAALALIAGTPWVPSRVLRAAEETNVAALRQQAVRDAAAAVGPSVVRIETIGGLEKVGDVLTSTGPTTGLIVSPDGFIISSAFNFAQKSSSILVTLPDGSRSPARLVATDHSRMLVLLKVDVEDSLPMPEVAPPDAHRVGRWAVAVGRTFDGDSPNLSLGIISALGRVSGKALQTDAKISPANYGGPLVDIEGRVLGVLVPLSPTESGSVAGFEWYDSGIGFAIPLAHVLSVLPRMVDGQDLHPGLLGVSLGGDEENAEAPRIAECRINSPAAKGGLAAGDVIVELDGKPIERAADVKNELNRLYAGDKVRVVVLRGEERVARELELVARIDPYERPLIGLLPLRGETPPAGGVPVRYVFPTSGAAAAGLQPGDIVTSIDQQPAADAQALRVALADRKPGDTVTLGVHRGAEQLSFEVRLTPQPEFLPESLPPASAARQPAGAERPESGRVPLAVAGFKQEPLVYLPVNYDPAIPAGLVVWLRPTGQTTDDEVLARWQKLCDEYDLVLLAPAPQADGKWQPADLEFMSKAIEALRANYAIDATRLAVAGEKTGGTAAFVLAFQARDAVRAVGAIDCPLMAKLTDHEPLRPLSIYLASASQTPFAAAQTKAIAKLREMKFPVTVQPLGETPRELTADEWQAFARWLDSLDRI, translated from the coding sequence ATGATCTGTCACCGATCGTCCCCTTTCGTTCGCGGACTGGTCGCCGCGCTAGCCCTGATAGCGGGCACGCCCTGGGTGCCCTCGCGCGTGCTGCGCGCGGCCGAGGAGACTAATGTCGCCGCGCTGCGCCAGCAGGCGGTGCGCGACGCAGCGGCCGCCGTCGGCCCCAGTGTCGTGCGCATCGAGACGATCGGTGGACTCGAAAAAGTCGGCGACGTCCTCACGAGCACGGGCCCCACGACGGGGCTGATCGTGTCGCCCGACGGCTTCATCATCTCGAGCGCCTTCAACTTCGCGCAAAAGTCGAGTTCGATCCTCGTCACCCTGCCAGACGGCTCGCGCTCGCCGGCCCGGCTCGTGGCGACCGATCACAGCCGCATGCTGGTGTTGCTGAAGGTCGATGTCGAAGATTCGCTGCCCATGCCGGAGGTTGCGCCCCCCGATGCCCATCGTGTCGGCCGCTGGGCCGTTGCCGTGGGGCGCACGTTTGACGGCGACTCGCCGAACCTGTCGCTCGGTATTATCAGCGCCTTGGGCCGCGTCTCGGGCAAAGCCTTGCAGACCGATGCCAAGATCTCGCCGGCCAACTACGGCGGGCCGCTCGTCGATATCGAAGGACGCGTGCTGGGCGTGCTCGTGCCTCTCTCCCCCACCGAGTCGGGGAGCGTCGCCGGATTCGAATGGTACGACTCGGGCATCGGCTTTGCCATTCCGCTGGCGCACGTCCTGTCGGTCTTGCCGCGCATGGTCGACGGGCAGGATCTTCACCCCGGCCTGCTGGGGGTTTCCTTGGGGGGGGACGAAGAGAACGCCGAAGCCCCGCGCATCGCCGAGTGCCGCATCAATTCGCCCGCTGCCAAAGGAGGCCTGGCCGCCGGTGACGTGATCGTCGAACTCGATGGCAAGCCGATCGAGCGCGCCGCCGACGTGAAGAACGAGCTCAACCGCCTGTACGCGGGAGATAAAGTCCGTGTCGTCGTCCTGCGCGGCGAGGAACGCGTCGCCCGCGAGCTGGAGCTCGTCGCCCGTATCGATCCCTACGAGCGGCCACTGATCGGTCTGCTTCCCCTGCGCGGCGAGACGCCCCCGGCCGGCGGCGTGCCGGTGCGTTACGTCTTTCCGACCAGCGGCGCCGCGGCGGCAGGACTACAGCCGGGCGATATCGTCACGTCGATCGATCAGCAACCGGCCGCCGACGCGCAGGCTTTGCGCGTCGCCCTAGCCGATCGCAAACCAGGCGACACTGTAACTCTGGGCGTACATCGCGGCGCCGAGCAGCTTTCGTTCGAAGTGCGACTCACGCCGCAGCCCGAGTTCCTGCCCGAGTCGTTGCCCCCCGCCTCGGCCGCGCGGCAACCGGCCGGCGCCGAGCGTCCCGAATCGGGGCGCGTGCCGCTCGCCGTAGCCGGCTTCAAGCAAGAACCGCTCGTCTATCTGCCGGTGAACTACGATCCGGCGATTCCCGCGGGGCTCGTCGTGTGGCTGCGCCCCACCGGCCAGACGACCGATGACGAGGTGCTCGCCCGGTGGCAGAAGTTGTGCGACGAGTACGATCTCGTGCTGCTCGCCCCCGCTCCGCAGGCCGACGGGAAGTGGCAGCCCGCGGATCTCGAGTTCATGAGCAAGGCGATCGAAGCGCTGCGTGCGAATTATGCGATCGATGCCACGCGCCTGGCGGTGGCGGGCGAAAAGACCGGTGGCACGGCGGCCTTCGTGCTGGCCTTCCAAGCGCGCGACGCGGTACGAGCCGTGGGGGCGATCGATTGCCCGTTGATGGCCAAGCTCACCGACCATGAGCCGCTGCGACCGCTGTCGATCTATCTTGCTTCGGCCAGCCAAACGCCCTTCGCGGCCGCACAAACGAAGGCCATCGCCAAGCTGCGCGAGATGAAATTCCCCGTCACGGTGCAACCACTGGGAGAAACGCCGCGCGAGCTCACGGCCGACGAGTGGCAAGCCTTTGCCCGCTGGCTCGACTCGCTCGATCGCATCTAA
- a CDS encoding trypsin-like peptidase domain-containing protein translates to MHAPSSSFVVHVAQWRALLVGLLLAVCMLSGTAVARDLTEVIEEAQPKIVKIYGAGGFRGLEGYQSGFLISAHGHILTAWSTVLDSDEIKVTLDDGRRYQGTLVGADPVAELAVLKIEAADLPCFPLVTAVSVEPGAPVLAFSNLFGVATGDEPVSVQRGIVAAKAPLTARRGTFESPYRGMVYVLDTVTNNPGGAGGALTDIEGRLVGMLGKELRHATANTWLNYSLPVEELAGTIDEIISGKFVRSADAKTVKPAEALQLAALGIRLVPDVLPRTPPYVDAVIAGSPAAMAGIRPDDLIVFIDERLVASCQSLVDELSYIERLAEVAVTYKRGNELTTVKLRGQGTAQSEAP, encoded by the coding sequence ATGCACGCGCCGAGTTCCTCGTTCGTCGTCCACGTCGCCCAATGGCGCGCCCTCTTGGTAGGGCTGTTGCTGGCCGTTTGCATGCTTTCCGGAACGGCGGTCGCGCGCGACCTGACCGAGGTGATCGAAGAGGCGCAGCCCAAGATCGTCAAGATTTACGGCGCCGGGGGCTTTCGCGGGCTCGAGGGCTATCAGAGCGGCTTTCTCATCTCGGCCCACGGGCACATTCTGACCGCCTGGAGCACGGTGCTCGATAGCGACGAGATCAAAGTCACGCTCGACGATGGGCGGCGTTATCAAGGCACGCTGGTCGGCGCCGATCCCGTTGCGGAGCTGGCGGTGCTCAAGATCGAAGCGGCCGATCTCCCCTGCTTTCCGCTGGTGACCGCCGTCTCGGTCGAGCCGGGCGCCCCGGTGCTCGCCTTTAGCAACCTGTTTGGCGTGGCGACGGGGGACGAACCGGTGAGCGTGCAGCGCGGTATCGTGGCGGCGAAAGCGCCGCTGACGGCGCGGCGCGGCACGTTCGAGAGCCCCTACCGCGGCATGGTCTACGTACTCGATACCGTGACGAACAACCCGGGGGGCGCGGGGGGCGCGCTCACCGATATCGAAGGGCGACTCGTCGGCATGCTGGGCAAGGAGCTGCGGCACGCGACGGCCAACACCTGGTTGAACTACTCGCTGCCGGTGGAAGAGCTCGCCGGTACGATCGACGAGATCATCTCGGGCAAGTTCGTCCGCAGCGCCGACGCCAAGACCGTAAAGCCGGCCGAGGCGCTGCAGCTCGCGGCACTGGGCATTCGACTGGTGCCCGACGTACTGCCGCGCACCCCCCCCTACGTCGACGCGGTCATCGCGGGCAGTCCCGCGGCGATGGCCGGCATCCGTCCCGATGATCTCATCGTGTTCATCGACGAGCGCCTGGTCGCCTCGTGCCAGTCGCTCGTCGACGAATTGTCGTACATCGAACGCCTGGCCGAAGTCGCCGTCACCTACAAACGCGGCAACGAACTGACGACGGTCAAACTACGTGGACAAGGAACCGCCCAGAGCGAGGCGCCATGA
- a CDS encoding trypsin-like peptidase domain-containing protein, translated as MTRVAAIAIVCLAWTCLATRVARAVDPAVLAAEQARVDAIESVRPTVLAVFPAAGEGGGSGVVISPDGYALTNFHVVSGSGSHFKCGMADGKLYDAVLVGLDPTGDIAVLKLFGRDDFPAARMGDSDTLRAGDEALVLGNPFLLATDYQPTVTYGIISGVHRYQYPAGTVLEYGDCIQTDASINPGNSGGPLFNGAGELVGINGRGSFEKRGRVNVGVGYAISINQIKNFLGQLKGGLIVDHATLGAVVSTDLDGRVIVTDILPDSDAYRRGLRYGDEIVSFAGRTITTVNAFKNALAIFPQGWRLPLSYRRDGRRHDTLVRLRAAHAQGELAELAGKQAEVPAPRPKPDDEPRSPTPDEHDHQEGDRPAEDTPRPKLPPRLMPVQPGPKKPPLPEIIRQHLVERRGYANAYFNKLNLDRVWNAFLASGSFEGAAGLWTIDGEMEGGGGVRLQLDEVSVRATVPAGETSLAAADDLSQALDPPGSGGLLAALHLWRRLLTQGPGDFGALHYDGAAPVLGSANLAEVLRGTYANVEVTFAFDPTDGRLLALEMFPANDVDPCELYFSDYREFDGRRLPGRIEVRHGDEVYAVLLPETYRLEAASADAKAQEVP; from the coding sequence ATGACGCGTGTCGCCGCGATTGCAATCGTCTGCCTGGCGTGGACGTGTCTGGCCACGCGAGTGGCGCGGGCCGTCGACCCGGCCGTGCTGGCGGCCGAGCAGGCGCGCGTCGACGCGATTGAAAGCGTGCGCCCCACGGTGCTGGCCGTGTTTCCCGCCGCCGGCGAAGGGGGGGGCTCGGGGGTCGTCATCTCGCCCGACGGCTACGCCCTGACCAACTTCCACGTGGTGAGCGGCTCGGGCAGCCATTTCAAATGCGGCATGGCCGACGGCAAGTTGTACGACGCCGTGCTCGTGGGGCTCGATCCCACCGGCGACATTGCCGTGCTGAAGCTCTTCGGCCGCGACGATTTTCCCGCCGCGAGAATGGGAGACAGCGATACGCTCCGCGCCGGCGACGAGGCGCTCGTCCTGGGCAATCCTTTTCTGCTGGCGACCGATTACCAGCCGACCGTGACGTATGGCATCATCTCGGGCGTCCACCGCTATCAATACCCCGCCGGTACCGTGCTCGAGTATGGCGACTGCATTCAGACCGATGCCTCGATCAATCCGGGCAACTCGGGGGGCCCCCTGTTCAACGGGGCCGGCGAGCTCGTCGGTATCAACGGGCGTGGCTCGTTCGAGAAACGTGGCCGGGTGAATGTCGGCGTCGGTTACGCCATCTCGATCAATCAGATCAAGAACTTTCTGGGGCAGCTCAAGGGAGGACTCATCGTCGATCACGCCACGCTTGGCGCGGTGGTCTCGACCGATCTCGACGGACGGGTGATCGTCACCGACATCCTGCCGGACAGCGACGCCTATCGCCGCGGACTGAGATATGGCGACGAGATCGTCTCCTTCGCGGGGCGCACGATCACCACGGTCAACGCGTTCAAGAACGCGCTGGCGATCTTTCCTCAAGGCTGGCGACTGCCGCTAAGCTATCGCCGCGACGGCCGGCGTCACGACACGCTCGTTCGCCTGCGCGCCGCACACGCCCAGGGAGAGCTGGCGGAACTTGCCGGCAAGCAGGCCGAAGTCCCGGCGCCGCGGCCCAAGCCAGACGACGAACCGCGATCGCCTACGCCCGACGAACACGACCACCAAGAGGGGGACCGCCCGGCCGAGGACACGCCGCGCCCCAAGTTGCCGCCGCGCCTGATGCCGGTGCAACCGGGTCCCAAAAAACCGCCGCTGCCCGAGATCATCCGGCAGCATCTCGTCGAACGCCGGGGCTATGCGAACGCCTACTTCAACAAGTTGAACCTCGATCGCGTGTGGAACGCCTTCCTGGCCAGCGGCTCGTTCGAGGGTGCTGCTGGTCTCTGGACGATCGACGGAGAGATGGAAGGGGGGGGCGGAGTACGCCTGCAACTCGACGAGGTCAGCGTGCGGGCCACGGTGCCGGCCGGCGAGACATCGCTCGCCGCGGCCGACGATCTTTCACAAGCCCTCGATCCGCCCGGCAGCGGCGGCTTGCTCGCGGCGTTGCACCTGTGGCGACGTTTGCTGACGCAAGGCCCCGGCGATTTCGGCGCCCTGCATTACGATGGCGCCGCTCCGGTACTCGGCTCGGCGAATCTCGCCGAAGTGCTGCGCGGCACGTACGCGAACGTCGAGGTCACCTTCGCTTTCGATCCGACGGACGGCCGACTCCTCGCGCTCGAGATGTTTCCGGCCAACGACGTCGACCCCTGCGAGCTCTATTTCAGCGACTACCGCGAGTTCGACGGCCGGCGACTGCCGGGCCGGATCGAAGTTCGCCATGGCGACGAGGTCTACGCCGTGCTGCTGCCGGAGACCTATCGTCTCGAGGCCGCCTCCGCGGACGCCAAGGCCCAGGAGGTACCGTAG
- a CDS encoding NPCBM/NEW2 domain-containing protein: MWALVLITQLLAAAPPEAELQTLSGETLHGRLTELSRERMLFATQDGPKTLRPDDVLQLSFAPVHKPTNSVTRAGANKVWVTLADGSTLVGSEFASADGQASLTTTDGATIGMATSAIAVVRLRALTEAAAEQWTTILEGEHASDLLVVRKDDAIDFLEGVIRDVDAEKVHFELDGEILPVKRTKLDGFVYYHANRPDLPNAACRVTTTDGAQLAARAVHLGDDTWQVTTRGGLELTLPLGAIARLDYSQGKVVYLSDLDWDAKRSRWEPYFGQFAAESALEQFYAPRRDRGFESPQLVLGGTLFTKGLALRSRTELVYRLPDDFRRFSASLGIDDAVGNAGDAHVTIRGGDRVLFEGDVVGGAEPLPLDLDVQGVRELTILVDYGRDGDVADYVNFCDAKVIK, from the coding sequence ATGTGGGCCCTGGTACTCATCACGCAGCTTCTGGCGGCGGCGCCCCCCGAGGCCGAGCTGCAAACGCTCTCTGGCGAAACGCTGCACGGCCGGCTCACCGAGCTCAGCCGCGAGCGCATGCTCTTCGCCACGCAGGACGGTCCGAAGACCCTTCGTCCCGACGACGTGCTGCAACTGAGCTTCGCACCCGTCCACAAGCCGACGAACAGCGTCACGCGGGCCGGGGCGAACAAGGTCTGGGTCACCTTGGCCGATGGCTCGACTCTGGTCGGTAGTGAATTCGCCTCGGCAGACGGTCAGGCGAGCCTCACCACGACCGACGGCGCCACGATCGGCATGGCCACATCGGCGATCGCCGTAGTTCGCCTGCGCGCGCTGACCGAAGCGGCGGCGGAACAATGGACCACCATTCTCGAAGGTGAGCACGCCTCCGATCTGCTCGTGGTGCGCAAAGACGATGCCATCGACTTTCTCGAAGGCGTGATTCGCGACGTCGACGCCGAGAAAGTCCACTTCGAGCTCGACGGCGAGATACTGCCCGTCAAACGCACGAAGCTCGATGGTTTTGTCTACTACCATGCGAATCGGCCCGATCTGCCCAACGCGGCGTGCCGGGTCACCACCACGGACGGCGCGCAGCTCGCCGCTCGGGCGGTCCATCTCGGTGATGATACATGGCAGGTGACGACGCGTGGCGGCCTGGAGCTGACCTTACCGCTCGGGGCGATCGCACGGCTCGATTACTCGCAGGGCAAGGTCGTCTACCTGAGCGATCTCGACTGGGATGCGAAGCGCTCGCGCTGGGAACCCTACTTCGGTCAGTTCGCCGCCGAGTCGGCGCTCGAGCAATTCTATGCGCCCCGCCGCGATCGGGGGTTCGAATCTCCGCAACTCGTGCTGGGGGGCACTCTCTTCACCAAGGGCCTGGCCCTGCGGAGCCGCACCGAGCTCGTCTACCGCCTGCCCGACGATTTCCGCCGGTTCAGCGCCAGCTTGGGAATTGACGATGCCGTGGGGAACGCGGGAGACGCGCACGTCACGATTCGCGGTGGCGACCGCGTGCTGTTCGAAGGAGACGTGGTCGGCGGCGCCGAGCCCTTGCCGCTCGACCTCGACGTGCAGGGCGTACGCGAGCTGACGATCCTGGTCGACTACGGCCGCGACGGCGATGTCGCCGACTATGTGAATTTCTGCGATGCGAAGGTGATTAAATGA
- a CDS encoding VWA domain-containing protein: MPYAGLLFAQEATRTVFEWGRIQDRVDWVLPLAIFAGILLYVRWMYRRDSVEIGPWRRRLLTSLRLAAFLGLLVVYLQPQWRTERDVTTNSRVLLLVDTSLSMGLADEGSPSQSGGASRADAIADSLAGHALLDELRKRHDVSVIRFDEDTNTLATLPKQPAAGAGIAPDAPIKEDQTAQPPLDWRALLAPRGPETRLGQSLRDVLLSERATPVAGLVIFTDGGQNAGLGPQAIVPLARESGVPLFPIGLGSDKAPGNIRIGDLVAPMRAYPGDSYSVTGYVQSQGLTAQSIQVELLSRPADVSDAEAAAATRVEATEEVLLGAEGELVPVKFDLTPDATGRRTLILRADVPEGDSVATDNEQQADVEIVDQKTRVLLVAGGPSREYSFLRAMLFRDKNVTLDVLLQTARPGISQDAAKILDNFPTKREEMFQYDVVVAFDPDWTQLRPEQVELLEQWVAEQAGGLIALAGPVNTHRWAPEPTLAKLRDLYPVEFQRRFSLLDDGRFGSEEPWPLRFTREGLDADFLWIDESAMQSKTKWEEFPGVYGYYSVRGAKPGATVYASYSDPQAADGGKPPVYMCGQFYGSGRVFYLGSGEMWRLREVDEALFERFYTKLVRYVSQGRLLRGSSRGVLLVERDRYLLGQTVSVRAQVTNEQLEPLEVPSLTLRAVAPDGTSQAVNLQPDPTRAGTYAGQFTVRQEGAYQLDLPIDQGESEKLSRRIQVRVPDLERENPQRNDALLTELAQATGGHYFVGVNAAVTGEGWQPLPTLLKDRSRTMPVSEAPRSLWDNAWLLAIICGLLSLEWLFRRLSRLA; the protein is encoded by the coding sequence ATGCCGTACGCCGGACTACTCTTCGCGCAAGAAGCGACGCGCACCGTCTTCGAATGGGGGCGCATCCAGGATCGTGTCGACTGGGTGCTGCCGCTGGCGATCTTCGCCGGCATCCTGCTGTACGTGCGTTGGATGTATCGCCGCGACAGCGTCGAGATCGGGCCCTGGCGCCGTCGCCTGCTGACTTCGCTCCGGCTGGCCGCTTTTCTGGGACTGCTCGTGGTTTACTTGCAGCCCCAATGGCGGACCGAGCGCGACGTGACGACCAACTCGCGCGTGCTGCTGCTGGTCGATACGAGCCTCAGCATGGGGCTGGCCGACGAAGGGTCTCCCTCGCAGTCGGGGGGCGCGTCGCGCGCCGATGCCATCGCAGATAGCCTGGCCGGGCATGCCTTGCTCGACGAGCTTCGCAAACGTCACGACGTGTCGGTGATCCGCTTCGACGAAGACACGAACACGCTGGCCACGTTGCCGAAGCAGCCTGCCGCCGGCGCGGGTATTGCGCCGGACGCACCAATCAAGGAGGACCAGACGGCTCAACCACCGCTCGACTGGCGCGCTCTGCTCGCGCCGCGCGGGCCAGAAACTCGCCTGGGACAATCGCTGCGCGACGTGCTGCTCTCCGAGCGTGCCACGCCCGTCGCGGGTCTGGTCATCTTTACCGATGGCGGGCAGAACGCCGGCTTGGGGCCCCAGGCCATCGTGCCGCTGGCGCGCGAGTCGGGCGTGCCGTTGTTCCCCATCGGGTTGGGTTCCGACAAGGCCCCCGGCAATATACGCATCGGCGATCTCGTCGCCCCCATGCGAGCTTATCCGGGCGACAGTTACTCGGTAACCGGATACGTGCAAAGCCAGGGACTGACGGCCCAGTCCATCCAGGTCGAGCTCTTGTCGCGCCCCGCCGATGTCTCCGACGCCGAGGCGGCCGCCGCCACCCGGGTCGAAGCGACCGAAGAAGTGCTGCTCGGCGCCGAGGGTGAACTGGTGCCCGTGAAGTTCGACCTCACGCCGGACGCGACGGGACGGCGGACGTTGATCTTGCGCGCCGATGTGCCCGAGGGAGACAGCGTCGCGACGGATAACGAGCAGCAGGCCGACGTCGAGATCGTCGATCAAAAGACGCGCGTTCTGCTCGTCGCAGGGGGACCGAGCCGCGAGTATTCGTTTCTCCGGGCGATGTTGTTTCGGGATAAGAACGTGACGCTCGACGTGCTGCTGCAAACCGCGCGCCCCGGTATCTCGCAGGACGCCGCCAAGATTCTCGATAACTTTCCGACGAAGCGCGAGGAGATGTTCCAGTACGACGTGGTCGTCGCGTTCGATCCCGATTGGACGCAGTTACGCCCCGAACAAGTGGAACTGCTGGAACAATGGGTGGCCGAGCAGGCCGGTGGCTTGATCGCGCTGGCGGGGCCCGTCAACACGCACCGCTGGGCGCCCGAACCCACGCTGGCGAAGCTGCGCGACTTGTACCCCGTGGAGTTTCAACGGCGTTTCTCGCTGCTCGACGACGGCCGTTTCGGTTCCGAAGAGCCCTGGCCCCTGCGTTTCACGCGCGAGGGACTCGACGCCGACTTCTTATGGATCGACGAGTCGGCGATGCAAAGCAAGACGAAGTGGGAAGAGTTCCCCGGCGTCTACGGCTACTATTCGGTGCGCGGCGCGAAACCTGGCGCCACGGTCTACGCGAGCTATTCCGATCCGCAAGCGGCCGATGGCGGTAAGCCTCCCGTTTACATGTGCGGGCAGTTCTACGGCTCGGGCCGAGTGTTCTATCTCGGCAGCGGCGAGATGTGGCGTCTGCGCGAGGTCGACGAGGCCCTCTTCGAGCGGTTTTACACCAAGCTCGTGCGTTATGTCTCGCAGGGCCGCTTGTTGCGCGGCTCGAGCCGGGGCGTGCTCCTCGTGGAACGCGATCGATATCTGCTCGGACAGACGGTCTCGGTACGAGCGCAAGTGACCAACGAGCAACTCGAACCGCTCGAAGTTCCCTCGCTCACCCTACGGGCGGTCGCCCCCGATGGCACCTCTCAGGCAGTCAATTTGCAACCCGATCCGACGCGCGCGGGCACGTACGCCGGCCAGTTCACCGTGCGTCAGGAAGGGGCCTATCAACTCGACTTGCCCATCGACCAGGGAGAGTCGGAAAAGCTGTCGCGGCGCATCCAGGTGCGCGTGCCCGATCTCGAACGGGAGAATCCGCAGCGTAACGACGCCCTGCTTACCGAGCTCGCGCAAGCGACGGGGGGGCACTACTTTGTGGGGGTCAACGCGGCGGTGACGGGCGAAGGCTGGCAGCCTTTGCCCACGCTGCTGAAGGACCGCAGCCGCACGATGCCGGTTTCCGAGGCCCCGCGTAGCCTGTGGGACAATGCGTGGTTGCTGGCGATCATTTGCGGTCTGCTTTCGCTGGAGTGGCTGTTCCGCCGGCTGTCGCGACTGGCATAA
- a CDS encoding BatA domain-containing protein: protein MPAFVHPALLWGLALVGVPLLIHLINMLRHRRVRWAAMEFLLESQQRNRRWIMLRQLLLLLLRMLAIAAVVLILAQPMLSSGWGAMFGGSRTHHIVLLDDSFSMSERRGDTTAFDRAKAAISRLGSDLARRGVPQTFTLLRYSKSGGPGRGAEPDLLEVIVGGDFPQRLDETLEGLVPSQLASTTLPALEAADRISTPDDATRRVLYVVSDFRAHNWSEPEELRTRLGELSDSGTRLNFVACAEVPQPNVGITGLSPKPSTLAAGVPIEIEVTVRNFSGETASNVAVKLEEDGTARPGFVIEEIAGGRSETRRFPVLFPTAGPHRVVARLDDDALPPDNSRYAVVNVPLDERVLLVDGDPSGKDARFLATALAPGGSVRTGLSPLVETPRFLAEEPLDGFQTIYLTNVAHLERAAVDALEKFVQRGGGLALFVGPPSNAATVNEGLYRDGKGLLPAPLAEPRELLVDRLEKAPDLQVTEHPIFKIFAGERNSFLGTVGIERYVAIPDLWQPADHPGVRVIARLRNHAPLVLERKFGEGQVVLFLTTAAPVWNNWGRNPSFVVTLLELQTFLGGEQHREPPRLVGTPLVLDLEPSVYDPRVRFSVPGVASDGAVSTDGVLKNGRLDVTLPDTDIAGVYAAELVTTAGDSERREFAFNVFSDEGQLALLDGQQLAAALTGIPFDYHRAEGFQFSARELAGFNLSDGLLYLLVALLIGEQALAYAASYHPSPPRGKR from the coding sequence ATGCCCGCCTTCGTTCATCCAGCACTGCTCTGGGGACTCGCCCTCGTCGGCGTGCCGCTGTTGATCCATCTGATCAACATGCTCCGGCACCGGCGCGTGCGTTGGGCGGCGATGGAGTTCCTGCTCGAAAGCCAACAGCGCAACCGGCGCTGGATCATGCTGCGGCAGTTGTTGCTCCTGCTGTTGCGAATGTTGGCGATCGCGGCGGTGGTGCTGATCCTGGCGCAGCCGATGTTGTCGAGCGGCTGGGGGGCCATGTTCGGCGGCTCGCGCACGCACCACATCGTGCTGCTCGACGATAGCTTCTCGATGAGCGAGCGTCGTGGCGACACGACCGCCTTCGACCGCGCCAAGGCGGCTATTTCTCGCCTGGGATCCGATCTCGCCCGTCGCGGAGTGCCGCAAACCTTTACCTTGCTGCGCTATTCAAAGTCGGGGGGACCCGGTCGTGGCGCCGAGCCCGATCTGCTCGAAGTCATCGTCGGAGGCGACTTTCCTCAGCGGCTCGATGAGACTCTTGAAGGCCTCGTCCCCTCGCAGTTGGCCAGCACGACGCTGCCGGCGCTCGAGGCGGCCGATCGCATTTCGACCCCCGACGATGCGACGCGCCGCGTGCTCTATGTGGTGTCTGATTTCCGCGCGCACAACTGGAGCGAGCCCGAGGAACTGCGTACCCGACTGGGCGAGCTGAGCGATAGCGGCACGCGATTGAACTTCGTGGCCTGCGCGGAAGTACCGCAACCGAACGTCGGCATCACGGGACTCTCGCCGAAGCCGAGCACGCTGGCCGCGGGCGTGCCGATCGAAATCGAGGTCACCGTCCGCAACTTCAGCGGCGAGACCGCCTCGAACGTGGCGGTCAAGCTCGAAGAAGATGGCACCGCGCGGCCCGGCTTCGTGATCGAGGAAATCGCCGGCGGTCGAAGCGAGACGCGACGGTTTCCCGTGCTGTTTCCCACGGCCGGTCCCCATCGTGTGGTCGCGCGACTGGACGACGATGCCCTGCCCCCCGACAATTCCCGCTATGCCGTAGTGAACGTCCCGCTCGACGAACGAGTGCTCCTCGTCGATGGCGATCCGTCCGGCAAGGATGCCCGATTCCTGGCGACGGCGCTCGCGCCTGGCGGTTCGGTCAGGACGGGGCTTTCTCCGCTGGTCGAGACGCCGCGATTCCTGGCCGAAGAGCCGCTCGACGGCTTCCAGACGATCTACCTCACGAACGTCGCCCATCTGGAACGCGCCGCGGTCGACGCTTTAGAGAAATTCGTGCAACGGGGGGGTGGGCTGGCCCTCTTCGTCGGTCCGCCGTCGAATGCCGCCACCGTTAATGAAGGGCTCTATCGCGACGGCAAGGGCCTGCTTCCGGCGCCACTGGCCGAACCGCGCGAGTTGCTCGTCGATCGCCTCGAAAAGGCTCCCGATCTGCAGGTCACCGAACACCCGATCTTCAAGATCTTCGCCGGCGAGCGGAACAGCTTTCTCGGGACGGTGGGCATCGAGCGTTACGTCGCCATTCCCGACCTGTGGCAGCCGGCCGATCACCCCGGGGTCCGCGTGATCGCGCGGCTGCGCAACCATGCGCCACTCGTCCTCGAGCGCAAGTTCGGCGAGGGGCAGGTCGTGCTGTTCCTGACAACCGCCGCGCCCGTTTGGAACAACTGGGGGCGAAATCCCAGCTTCGTCGTGACGCTGCTCGAGTTGCAGACCTTTCTGGGAGGGGAGCAGCACCGCGAGCCGCCCCGGCTCGTCGGTACGCCCCTCGTGCTCGATCTCGAACCGAGCGTTTACGATCCGCGCGTGCGATTCAGCGTGCCGGGAGTCGCCTCGGACGGAGCCGTCAGCACGGATGGCGTGCTCAAGAATGGTCGGCTCGACGTCACCCTGCCCGATACCGACATCGCGGGCGTCTACGCCGCCGAGTTGGTGACGACCGCGGGTGACTCCGAGCGGCGCGAGTTCGCCTTCAATGTCTTTTCCGACGAAGGCCAGCTTGCGCTGCTCGATGGCCAGCAGTTGGCCGCCGCCCTGACGGGCATTCCCTTCGACTATCACCGCGCCGAAGGCTTCCAGTTCTCGGCGCGCGAGCTGGCCGGTTTCAATCTGAGCGACGGCCTGCTCTATCTCCTGGTCGCCCTGTTGATCGGCGAGCAGGCCCTGGCGTATGCGGCCAGCTATCATCCCTCGCCACCACGGGGGAAACGCTGA